GGAGCTTTTAGATACGCTTCCTCTGAAAAAGGCGATCGTGGTCAACACCCAATACACTCCCTACATTGACAGCCTTCGGCAGGTTGGACAAGTCGGGGCTGCCTATTTAAACAAGCTTTTGGTTCCCAACTCCGTGCTGGGCATCTCCTGGGGCAAGACGATCCAGACCGTGGTCGGGCAGCTTCCGCAGAAAGCCCACAACCCGATCGCCGCCATCCAGCTTGCGGGCTTCATGCCGCTGTCTAATCCGGCCGCTGAGTCCAGGGAACTGGTGCGCGCCGCTGCAGCTGCTTACTTCGGCGCGATCCATTATCTGAACACCCCGTTATACATCAACAGCCCGGAGGTGAGATCCCGGCTGCTGGCAGAGCCGGATATCCACAACACGCTCTGCAAGGCGAAGGAGCTGTCGGTTGTTCTGACCGGAATCGGAGGACGTTCCAGTCTTCCCCTTATCAATCCGGTCTTCCGCCCTTACTTGACCGAGAAGGACATTGCGGCGGCAGAGCACTGCTGCGGCAGTATTTTCGGGTATATATTGGATAAAAATGGACAGATCGCAGACCTTGACCTGAACCGGAAGCTCATGGCTGTACCGGCAGATGACATCCTGGCGGCCCCCCACCGGATTGCCGTAGTATATGGGAGGCATAAGGCACAGATCACGGCCCTGGCTGTCAAGAACCAGTTTATCAACGAACTGGTCACGGACACCGACACGGCCTTGACCCTGTTGGAACATTCATAGAAACACTGACAAAAGCAGAATAAACGGTGACCGTGGTCACCGTCTATTCTGCTTTTGCTTATAACTTACATATGGAATTTATAGTAACAGAAAGCCGTGTAGCTTGGGAATGCTTATCTGTTTCTATTGTAATTGATCAGGCATCCTGCCTTGACGATCTTCTTCTCATCCGGCGTCATGTCGGCGATAAAGAGGCTGATCTCTTTTACACTGTCCCCGATGACGTAGGCTTTTATATCCTTCATATCCCCGTCCAGCGCTTCCCGGATGCCCGGAACGTAGATATAGTCTCCTACCTCAAACTCCGGCTCCGCTTCCATCTGGAACGGCAGCATCCCCCAGTTCATCACGTTGGAACGGTAGCGCTTGGTCGCATACTCCTTACAGATGTTCGCCAGGCCGCCTAATACCCGCTGGCAGCTGGCAGCCTGCTCACGTGCGGAACCGTCGCCCGGCTTCACCGCATAGATCATACTGCCGATCTCCGTCTCAGACGCTTTCACCGCTTCATTTCCCGGAATCGTTTTGATCTTTTCAAATACGCCCTCCAGCTCCGGATCTGCCTTTCTCGGGCAGCTTCCTGCGGCTCTTGCCTTCTCGATCCGGTCCACAGACTTACTTCTGCCCACATATTCCGGGTCTCTTCTGGACAGGGTGAACTCAGCCAGGCCCAGGGGATTGGAACGGTAGGAGGAGGTCTCGCCGGACGGGATCAGCTCATCGGTCGTGGTGACCGGGTCCATGATCTTCGAGCAGACCTTTAACAGGATATTGTCAGTCAGCGGGCTCATCTCCGGCCAGTCCTTGATGTTCGGGCCGTATACCAGCTCGGCGCTCTCATCTTCCTTCTTGTATCCCTGATAGATCCTTGCCTTGTAAACCGCGTCGTCAAACGTGTATTCCGGTACCTTGTAATCATCAACAACCGCAGTGGCCGGGGTGAGAAGTCCGCCATTTGCCGCGGTCGCCGCGATGGAACGTGCGTCCATAAGGGCTACTGCCGCCATCTGGCCTACGCCCGGCTTGGAGCCTTCCCGGTTCGGGAAGTTGCGGGTGGTGTGGCGGATGGAGAAGCCGTTGTTGGCCGGGGTGTCTCCCGCGCCGAAGCAGGGTCCGCAGAATGCAGTCTTTAATACTGCGCCTGCCGCCATCAGATCCGCAACCGCGCCCTTCTTCACCAGGTCGATATAGACTGGCTGAGAGGATGGATATACCGATAAGGAGAACTCATCCGCGCCGCAGCTTGCGCCCCTTAAAATATGAGCCGCTTCCATCACGTTCGTGTAGTTGCCGCCTGCACAGCCCGCGATGATCCCCTGGGTCGCACGCAGCCTTCCGTTTTCGATCTTGTCGGTCATGGAGAAGTTTAAATCCGGGTTGCCGGTAACCTTTGTGGCTTCCACCTCTACGCTTCTCAAAATGTCGCCCAGGTTCGCATTCAGCTCATCAATCTCGTAGGTGTTGCTGGGATGGAACGGCAGGGCGATCATCGGCTTCACGGTGCTTAAGTCCACATATACCACACCGTCGTAGTACGCGACATCAGCCGGGTTCAGCTCCTTATAATCCTCGCCCCTGCCGTGGGCTGTCAAATATTCCCTTGTATCCCCATCCGTTCTCCAGATGGAGGACAGACAGGTAGTCTCTGTAGTCATGACGTCCACGCCGTTGCGGAAGTCGGTGGTCATGGAAGAAACTCCCGGTCCCACAAACTCCATTACCTTATTCTTCACATAGCCGCATTTGAACACGGAACCGATGATCGCAAGGGCGATATCCTGAGGACCAACGCCCGGGTTCGGCGCCCCGTCCAGATAAATAGCGATCACGCCGGGATAGCTGATATCGTATGTATCACACAGAAGCTGTTTTACCAGCTCGCCGCCGCCCTCGCCGATGGCCATGGTACCCAGGGCGCCGTAGCGGGTATGGCTGTCGGAGCCAAGGATCATCCTGCCGCAGCCTGCCATCATCTCACGCATATACTGGTGAATGACCGCAATATGCGGAGGAACAAAGATACCGCCGTACTTCTTGCAGGCAGACAGGCCAAATATATGATCGTCCTCATTGATCGTTCCGCCTACGGCACAGAGAGAGTTGTGACAGTTGGTGAGCACATAGGGGAGTGGGAACTTCTCCATACCGGACGCCTTTGCCGTCTGGATGATCCCCACAAAGGTGATATCATGAGAAGTCATGGAATCAAATTTGATCTTCAGCTTTTCCATATCCCCGGACGTATTGTGTTTCTCAAGGATCGAATAAGCGATCGTGCCTTTTCTTGCCTCTTCCTTATTTGCCTCTCTTCCTGTAAGCGCAGCAACCTTCCCTGACTCTGCTTCCGCAACCAGCTCTGTCCCGTTTACCAGATATGCGCCGCCTTCGTACAGCTTTACCATTTTGACTTTCCTCCTGAATGAGCATTTTTCGTGTTTCTTGTTAGTTACAGTATGCACGATTTCTACTCATTGGTCAAATACTATAATCATGATAAACTGTATAGCTTTTACCTATACCTTTTTTATACTGCCGCCTCTCTTGCGCTCATAAGCCTCAGCACATAAACTGTCGTATAGACCGCCATGATGCCGGACACCACCGGCGCCACCATGCCGATCACGCCGAGATTTTCCGGCACGTACCGGCAGACCAGGTAGATCAGGGGGACGCGCAGCACCAGGGCGCCGAAGCAGCAGCTGAGCATCGTGAAGATGGTCCTGCTGCGCCCGTTTAAGTAGCCGTTCATGGCGAACACCAGGAGCACGCACAGATAATCATAGCTGCAGGTCTTAAAAAACGGGATTCCCGCAGCGATGACAGATGCATCCTTTGTAAACACACCGATCATGGTCTCCGGCGAGAACTGCGCCCACAAAAAGAATGCAAAAGAAAACGGCGCTGCTGCCATAATGCCGACCCACAGGGACCGGTTCATCCTCTCATGCTTCCCCGCGCCATAGTTCTGAGCCACGATGGACGCCAAAGCGCTGGCAATGGAGGTGGCCGGCAGCATGGCGAACACGTCGTATTTGCTGGCGATCCCCACCGCAGAGGCCGCCGAGACCCCGAGGGCATTGGTCACAGAGGTCAGATAGAGAAAGGAAAACCGCACCATGCATTCCTGCAGAGAGATGGGGATCCCGATCCGCATCAGCTCCCTCACCTTCTGACCATGAATCCTGAAATTAGACAGATGGAATTTAAAAATAAAATCCCTACGATTCAAATATACCATGGCGCATACCATGGAAAATCCCTGGGAAGCAATGGTCGCCAGAGCCGTCCCCTTCACGCCCATACCGAAATATTTTACCAGGATAATATCTCCCGCCACATTCATGCAGCCTGCGATCGCCACAAAAAGCAGGGGGCTTTTGGAATCCCCGTAACCCCTTAAGACCGCGCTGATGGCATTGTAGCCGCAGATGAACACCACGCCGCATGCACAGACATTCACATACTGCTTCGCCTGCGCAAACGCCTCCTCCGGCGTCTTTAGGATCCGCAGCACCGGAACTGTAAATAGAAACAGCAGCACCGACAGTACCACGCCGGTCATAAAAAACAGGCACAGGCTGGTGCTGATGGTCTCCTTCACATCCTCCGGCCGTTTCCTGCCCACATAGCTGCCCACCATCACCGTCCCGCTCATGGTCAGCCCTGAGATAATACTGGTGATGATCTGGGTGACCTGGGTACCCGTGGAGACCGCCGCCACCGCCTCCTTCTCACAGTACCATCCCACGATCATCAGATCCACCGCACCGTAAAGGGCCTGGATCAAATTGGCCAGCAGAAACGGGATGGCAAACAAAATAACCGTTCTGATCAGGCTTCCCTTTGTCAAATCATTACTACCGCTCATGTCTTTTTACTCCTGTCGTATTTCTGTTCTGAAATCCCGATATCTGCCGCTGCAGATCTTTTTTCGGATTTTCTCTACGGAACAAGATAAACCCTCCAGTAACTGGAGGGTCAAGAGTTTTTTACTATTTTTTTCAATTTTGGGGAAATAGTACAATCATTGTTATCCTGCTGCCACCGGGACCTGCAGCTCCGTCACATATTTTTCCAGCTGGCTGGTGATGCCGGAATCGATCAGGGTGATCTCCACCGAATCCCCCGCTACGGTATATCCCTGCCGCGCCAGTTCATCCAGCAGACGGATATAATACCCGGCCGACTCCTTGTGGGTCCCCCTAAAACGCACCGTGATATACGTTCCCGCCGGAAGCACACGCCTCTCGCCGTGATAGCTGTCGCCTTCCTCCAGCACGACGAAAAGAGAAGAAAAACCGTCGAACCGCCGCCGCTTTAAGTCCTCCCGGCTCACCGATACTCCGACCTTTCCCAAGAAGATGGCGTCTGCCAGCTCATTGCGGCTGTCCAAGTCCCGGATGGACACCTCCAAGTCAGCGGCCACCGGGATCTCTCTTTTCAGGATCACAAGCTCCCGCCTGGGAAACTCCCGCATGGCGATCCGCTCATACACCGTCTCCATGGCGTCCTCCAGCTGCGAGATGCGCGCATCGACCTTTTTCCCGATCCGATCCAGAAGCTCCTGCTTCTTCCGAACGTTCTCCCGCTGCTCCCGGAACATCTCCACCACCGTGTCCACTTCCCGGTGGGCAAAAAACCGGGAGATCTGAGCCAGCGGCATGTCCAGGGCGCGCATATACCGGATCGTATTGATCCGCTCAAACTGCCTGGTGGAATAATAACGATAGCCGGTATCACTGTCCACATATTCCGGCTTCAAAAGCCCGATCTCATCGTAATACCGCAGCGTCCGGATATTCATCTGAAACAGCCGCGACACTTCTCCTATGGTAAATAAATCTTTCATCTCCGTGTCTCCTGCATGGAAAGCAGCTTGTCCAGATACACCGACTTCATCTGCCTGCTGGCAAGGGCCTGTTTCACCGGCGGAAGCTTAAGGATCGCGCCAAGCGCCGCAGCCAGCGCCCGGTGGTTGGCAAACGCCTGGTTGTCGAAGATCAGATTGGGAAGGGTCCCCTTCTCAATGGCCTGCAGTACAAATCGGTGGGTACTGTTGACCGGAGTGATAACCTGTTCCGGCCTCCGTTTCAGCTCGATGGCCTTCGTGGGACAATTGCGGGCGCAGACGCCGCAGCCTAAACAGATATCCTGATCCACCACCGCTTTCCTGCCCTCATCTGCCGCCTCGTCCGTTTTCACCTTCCCCTTCACGGAGATCGCAAAAACCGGACACACCTTCTCACATTTCCCACAGCCTACGCATTTGTCCGCCAAAACCTCCGGGATATAGTTGGTGGTGGCGACCGGCTGCATGGGGGCGAATTTCCTTGCCGCCTGCAAAGCCTCGCAGCAGCATCCGCAGCAGTTGCAGATAAACGCCGGGTGCTCCCGCACATTCTCACCGATCTGCACCAGATTGCTGGCGTAGGAACGCTCCAGCGCGTCCATTGCCTCCTCTCTGGAGATCAGCCTTGCATAGTCGTTGTGCTGCGCCAGGGACCGCGCCACATTGTCAAAGGTCAGGCACACATCCCAGGGCGCATTGATCTCACAGGGGTGGCCCGCATGGGACATCTTATGGCGGCAGTAACACAGGCCCAGGCCAATGTACTCCGCCTCCTCTATGATATGGGTCGCCCGCTCATAGTCCAGGATGTGGTTTGCCTTGTCGCTCAGCAGGACCGGCTCCTGCACATAGACGCGCCCCAGCTTTGTCTCTGTGGCATAGAACAGATCCTTGATAAAATCCTCCTCCACATTCATATACTGGTAGTAAAGCTCCGCCAGATACTGCTGGTCGATATCCCCGCGTGTCCGCATCAGTGCAAACTCAATAAAGCCTGCCATGGGCGGCGGCATCACAAACTTCCGCTCCCCATTGTGCCAGGAATCCACCAAAAGCGCCTTGCCGCAGAGATGGTCCAGCAGCTTTTCCGCCTTATATTCCGAGGTCCCCCAGACCTTCGCCGCCTTTTTTATGGTGAAGGGGCGGACCGGGAGAAGAGCCACCCATTTTGCCTCTTTTTCCGTGTAGAGAACCTGGAGGATCTTATAGAGAGTCTCCGATTCCGGCGCTCCCTGGGTGAACCAGTTGATCCTGTCGCCAAGACTCCGGTATGCGTCACGCGTGGTCAAATGTCCCATCGTTCATGCCTTCTTTCTTCTAATTTGATTCTTTTTTCTTCCGCCTCTCATGAAGACTTTTTCTGCCGGGCATCCTCCGCCATCAGCCATGCGCTTAAATCCCGCATCCTGCACAGCGCGTCCCGCCGCCCGATGTCATAGACCTCCTGGAGCCGGTTCGGATCGTGCTCCGTCCTTCCGATGGAAAGCTCCCTGCTGGGCCGGATCACGAAAATCTCCCCCGCCTGCTCCAGTTCCTCGATCCGGCGGATCGTCTCATTGTAGGTGTTGTGCCTGTTCTCAAGCGCTTTCACGAACTTCGGATACTTCCGGTACACGATGCCTGCCAGCCGTGTGCTCTCCGGTTCCTTCCGGTAGCCTCTATGTCTGGTCAGGACCACCACTGTTTTCTCAAAGCCCATCTGCCTGAAGGCCATCACCGGAATGCTGTCGCAGCAGCCGCCGTCCAAAAGCTTCATCCCATCCATCTCTACAGTACGGGAAACATAGGGCAGGGAGGCCGACGCGCGCATAAGGTCAATCTGCTTTTTCATATCATGGATGCGCAGATACTCTGCATTTCCCGTCTCTAAGTTACTGCATGTCACATAAAACTCCGTACCGGAACGATTGAACGCCGCATAATCATATGGGTCCAGCTTCTCCGGCAGGTCGTGGTAACAGAACCTCTCCCCCGCAATGTCTCCGGTCCGTAAAAGATTCCAGAAGCTCATGAACCGTTTGTCCCTGCTGTATTTTTTATAATAGCGGATGCTGCGCCCTTTCTGCTCCGAAACAAAGGAACATCCATGGATCGCCCCGGCCGACACTCCGATCACTCCGTCAAAGGAGATCCCGTGCTCCAGAAATACATCCAGCACACCGGCGGAGTAGATTCCCCGCATGCCGCCTCCTTCCAAAACCAGTCCTGTCTTTTTAAGTCCCATCTCATGTCACCCTTTCTGTCATGTTATCTATAATCCGGATTCCAGCCTTTTTGCAAGACCGGACTTTAAAATAAACTCATCGATGATCCCATTTTTCAGATACCATCCAAACTGCTCATCCTCTGTTCCGCTCATGAGGATCAGGCGGATGCCGGGATCCAGCCTGCGGACCAGCTCTGCAAACTCCAGTCCGTTCATGGACGGCATATCAAAATCCGTCAGGATACAGTCACAGTAATCCCGGCGGTTCTGTAGCTTTGCCAGCGCTACCGCCGGATGACTGTAACACTCCACCACACAGCGCTGCCGCTTCAGCCTGGCCTCCAGAGCTTTTAGGATCTCCGGGTCATCATCCACCACGACAAAGCGAACCGCAGGTTTATGCCCGGCTGCCTTTCTTTCCTCTGTTTCCGGTTCTGTCAGCGGAAAATACAGACGGAAAACCGTCCCTTTCCCCGGTTCGCTCTCAACCCTGATCTGCCCTCCCACAGAAAGCATCACATTGCGGATCACAGAAAGCCCGAGCCCGGTTCCTTTCCCGCTGCGCTTTGTAGTGTAGAATGGCTCAAAGATCTTGCTGAGCGTCTCTTCTTTGATGCCGCATCCGGTGTCCGAGACAGACAGGCACGCCCAGTCTGTTCCTGTACCGTCTGCACTGGCGTCCCTTATAGCCTCGCCCGCCGTTTTGACCAGCCTCACCGTCAGACTTCCCGCGCTGCCTTCCATGGCATGGTAAGCGTTGCTGCAGAGGTTCATCAGGATATGCTCTGCCATCCCGTGTTTCCCCCTCACGTACAGCGGGCCTTCCTCCAGCTCCGTCTGAAAGGAGATCTGTTCCGGCGTAAGCCGCCGGACCATATCTGCCGCTTTCTTGACCTCCGCTGACAGATCCAGGACCATCAGCCCGGCCCCGGTATCCTGCCTGCTGAAATCCAGAAGTTTCCTTGACAGGTCCGCAGCCTGTCCCGCCGCGTCCAGGACGCCCTCCACAAGCTTATGGTTCTCCCCGTTTATGGAGGCGTCCTCCTTTAACATCTCACCGTACAGCAGCACTGGAGTTAAATAGTTATTGAACTCATGGGCAATATGGCTGCTCATCTGGCCGATGGACTGCAGTCTCTGGTAATGCTGGATCTCATCTTCCTTCCGGCGCAGCAGCTCCATGCCCTCGTTGATCTCTTTTAAGTAAGCGATCTCCTTTTTCTGGCTTTCCGAACGCATCAGGCTCCGGGTCATCACAAACACAAAGCCTCCCGCCAACAGAATAAACAGGCCGCTC
This portion of the Clostridium sp. AN503 genome encodes:
- a CDS encoding 4Fe-4S binding protein, which translates into the protein MGHLTTRDAYRSLGDRINWFTQGAPESETLYKILQVLYTEKEAKWVALLPVRPFTIKKAAKVWGTSEYKAEKLLDHLCGKALLVDSWHNGERKFVMPPPMAGFIEFALMRTRGDIDQQYLAELYYQYMNVEEDFIKDLFYATETKLGRVYVQEPVLLSDKANHILDYERATHIIEEAEYIGLGLCYCRHKMSHAGHPCEINAPWDVCLTFDNVARSLAQHNDYARLISREEAMDALERSYASNLVQIGENVREHPAFICNCCGCCCEALQAARKFAPMQPVATTNYIPEVLADKCVGCGKCEKVCPVFAISVKGKVKTDEAADEGRKAVVDQDICLGCGVCARNCPTKAIELKRRPEQVITPVNSTHRFVLQAIEKGTLPNLIFDNQAFANHRALAAALGAILKLPPVKQALASRQMKSVYLDKLLSMQETRR
- a CDS encoding MATE family efflux transporter; the encoded protein is MSGSNDLTKGSLIRTVILFAIPFLLANLIQALYGAVDLMIVGWYCEKEAVAAVSTGTQVTQIITSIISGLTMSGTVMVGSYVGRKRPEDVKETISTSLCLFFMTGVVLSVLLFLFTVPVLRILKTPEEAFAQAKQYVNVCACGVVFICGYNAISAVLRGYGDSKSPLLFVAIAGCMNVAGDIILVKYFGMGVKGTALATIASQGFSMVCAMVYLNRRDFIFKFHLSNFRIHGQKVRELMRIGIPISLQECMVRFSFLYLTSVTNALGVSAASAVGIASKYDVFAMLPATSIASALASIVAQNYGAGKHERMNRSLWVGIMAAAPFSFAFFLWAQFSPETMIGVFTKDASVIAAGIPFFKTCSYDYLCVLLVFAMNGYLNGRSRTIFTMLSCCFGALVLRVPLIYLVCRYVPENLGVIGMVAPVVSGIMAVYTTVYVLRLMSAREAAV
- a CDS encoding sugar-binding domain-containing protein; amino-acid sequence: MDFERLSKKERYDALTEMADMYYNQGKTQVEIADHFDTSRFKVAKLLQDARNEQIVEIKINFSNERNKSMEQELLDTLPLKKAIVVNTQYTPYIDSLRQVGQVGAAYLNKLLVPNSVLGISWGKTIQTVVGQLPQKAHNPIAAIQLAGFMPLSNPAAESRELVRAAAAAYFGAIHYLNTPLYINSPEVRSRLLAEPDIHNTLCKAKELSVVLTGIGGRSSLPLINPVFRPYLTEKDIAAAEHCCGSIFGYILDKNGQIADLDLNRKLMAVPADDILAAPHRIAVVYGRHKAQITALAVKNQFINELVTDTDTALTLLEHS
- a CDS encoding ATP-binding protein; this encodes MADNREKQNWKEAFYRNRILILGILGTILATAVIGSIGVWSYNQYRRELIETEQEQLLTMAKTVGTSLVNFVEQELDNIDLYFSLLETGGGEGGPKNAAKQAAEAFLNRKDGLYTAMACYHKDGSLMFQQGSMDFGHQWLGGEKGASICGKRLCGDHYEMYVSRSFGWDGEEYTAVYAMDLDQIYTRIVEPVKIGQGGYSVVKDSELSIIMHHAPSQIGMDAVYDRSRKYPQLDLTDLFEWIHMQEIQPEGVAVIRSYVWDDENLAPEQRIVAYTTVRLPGETWIVNSTLPFKELNGPLNRMLLRLLGMSGLFILLAGGFVFVMTRSLMRSESQKKEIAYLKEINEGMELLRRKEDEIQHYQRLQSIGQMSSHIAHEFNNYLTPVLLYGEMLKEDASINGENHKLVEGVLDAAGQAADLSRKLLDFSRQDTGAGLMVLDLSAEVKKAADMVRRLTPEQISFQTELEEGPLYVRGKHGMAEHILMNLCSNAYHAMEGSAGSLTVRLVKTAGEAIRDASADGTGTDWACLSVSDTGCGIKEETLSKIFEPFYTTKRSGKGTGLGLSVIRNVMLSVGGQIRVESEPGKGTVFRLYFPLTEPETEERKAAGHKPAVRFVVVDDDPEILKALEARLKRQRCVVECYSHPAVALAKLQNRRDYCDCILTDFDMPSMNGLEFAELVRRLDPGIRLILMSGTEDEQFGWYLKNGIIDEFILKSGLAKRLESGL
- a CDS encoding MerR family transcriptional regulator, giving the protein MKDLFTIGEVSRLFQMNIRTLRYYDEIGLLKPEYVDSDTGYRYYSTRQFERINTIRYMRALDMPLAQISRFFAHREVDTVVEMFREQRENVRKKQELLDRIGKKVDARISQLEDAMETVYERIAMREFPRRELVILKREIPVAADLEVSIRDLDSRNELADAIFLGKVGVSVSREDLKRRRFDGFSSLFVVLEEGDSYHGERRVLPAGTYITVRFRGTHKESAGYYIRLLDELARQGYTVAGDSVEITLIDSGITSQLEKYVTELQVPVAAG
- a CDS encoding hydratase translates to MVKLYEGGAYLVNGTELVAEAESGKVAALTGREANKEEARKGTIAYSILEKHNTSGDMEKLKIKFDSMTSHDITFVGIIQTAKASGMEKFPLPYVLTNCHNSLCAVGGTINEDDHIFGLSACKKYGGIFVPPHIAVIHQYMREMMAGCGRMILGSDSHTRYGALGTMAIGEGGGELVKQLLCDTYDISYPGVIAIYLDGAPNPGVGPQDIALAIIGSVFKCGYVKNKVMEFVGPGVSSMTTDFRNGVDVMTTETTCLSSIWRTDGDTREYLTAHGRGEDYKELNPADVAYYDGVVYVDLSTVKPMIALPFHPSNTYEIDELNANLGDILRSVEVEATKVTGNPDLNFSMTDKIENGRLRATQGIIAGCAGGNYTNVMEAAHILRGASCGADEFSLSVYPSSQPVYIDLVKKGAVADLMAAGAVLKTAFCGPCFGAGDTPANNGFSIRHTTRNFPNREGSKPGVGQMAAVALMDARSIAATAANGGLLTPATAVVDDYKVPEYTFDDAVYKARIYQGYKKEDESAELVYGPNIKDWPEMSPLTDNILLKVCSKIMDPVTTTDELIPSGETSSYRSNPLGLAEFTLSRRDPEYVGRSKSVDRIEKARAAGSCPRKADPELEGVFEKIKTIPGNEAVKASETEIGSMIYAVKPGDGSAREQAASCQRVLGGLANICKEYATKRYRSNVMNWGMLPFQMEAEPEFEVGDYIYVPGIREALDGDMKDIKAYVIGDSVKEISLFIADMTPDEKKIVKAGCLINYNRNR
- a CDS encoding patatin family protein encodes the protein MGLKKTGLVLEGGGMRGIYSAGVLDVFLEHGISFDGVIGVSAGAIHGCSFVSEQKGRSIRYYKKYSRDKRFMSFWNLLRTGDIAGERFCYHDLPEKLDPYDYAAFNRSGTEFYVTCSNLETGNAEYLRIHDMKKQIDLMRASASLPYVSRTVEMDGMKLLDGGCCDSIPVMAFRQMGFEKTVVVLTRHRGYRKEPESTRLAGIVYRKYPKFVKALENRHNTYNETIRRIEELEQAGEIFVIRPSRELSIGRTEHDPNRLQEVYDIGRRDALCRMRDLSAWLMAEDARQKKSS